A window of Vallitalea longa genomic DNA:
TTATCAATTTTAATAGATATTCTGAATCCAGATCTCATAATAATAGGAAGTATCTATACAAGAGCTGAGAAATATTTCAAGAGTATAATAGATGATGTTATTGGAGAAGAAGCCTTACCAATTAACAGAAAGACATGTAAGATTGTTCCAGCTAGTTTAGGAGAAAATATAGGAGATTATGCGGCACTTATCACTTCAACAGGGAATTATTAGATAGGAGATAAGATGAATATACAAAAGAAATATTTTGGTGTTCTTAAGAACAACCAAGATGTATTTAAATATACTCTTAGCAATGATAAAGGACTTGAAATATCTATTTTGAATTATGGTGGAATCATTACGGACATAATTGTACCTGATAGAAATGGATATAAGGAGAATATAACATTATCTTTTAATAATATTAAGGATTATGAAGAAAAATCACCTCACTTTGGATGTATTACCGGCAGAGTCGCCGGTAGAATTTCAAACGGTGAATTCAGTATAGATAATAAGAAATACAAATTATGTAAAAATGATAATAATGCCTGTATACATGGTGGGGAAACAGGTTTATCCAAAAGAGTATGGAACGTAAGAAAAATGATTAACGATAAAGATATAGGAATCGAATTGAGTTATTTCAGCCCTCATATGGAGGATGGTTTTCCTGGTAATGTAGATTTTAAGGTGTTATATACCCTAAATAATAATAATGAGTTTACTATTGAGTACTATGGAAATACAGATGAAAAAACAATATTGAATCTAACCAATCATGCCTATTTTAATCTAGAAGGAGCTGGAGAAGGATTAATATTGGACCATATACTTAAGGTGAACAGTAAATATTATGTTCCAGTAGATAATGAGTTGATTCCATTAGGTCATTTGGAAAAGATAGATAATACCCCTCTTGATTTCAACGAAGGAAAGAAAATTAAACAAGCAGTTGAATCTAAGTATATACAGGTACAAACCGTCGGGGGTATCGATCACGCGTTCGTTCTAAAAGGGTTAAGTGACAAGCCTAATATAGTAGTAAGCAATGAAAAAACTGGAAGATACATGAAAGTAAAAACTGATCAGCAAGTCGCTGTTATATATACAAGTTGTCAGCTAGATAATAATTTGATACTTGCTAATGGATTAAAGACTAAAAGATACGGTGGTTTATGTTTAGAAACTCAAGATTTCCCCGATGCAGTGAATCAAAAGAATTTTAGAACCAATTATTATAATAAACAAAAGCCTTATTACGCAAAAACAATTTTTGAATTTGGTTCTATAGTTTAGTAATTGGATATAAGTATTACACTAAAATAGTTTCCTATAATAATGTAAATGAATAGGAGATAAGGTGACATGCTCCCCCACTAAACCTATAAAACGGTTTTGAGGGGGCTTCTTGGGATGTAGTAACCTAATGGTTACTATTATTACCAAGCTCTACGGGTAAGCCCTACCCTGTAATATTTTAATATTGCAACAACAATTCACCTTGATTTTTAATGTTTATACTTGCATTTAGGTCTCTATCTATTGAATTGCCACACTCACAAGTATATACTCTTTCTGATAGTTTCAAATCTTTTTTTACTGCACCACAAATTGAACAGGTTTTACTTGATGGATAGAATCTGTCTATCTTCACAAGTTGTTTCCCTCTTAATTCAGCTTTATATTTAAGCATTGCAATGAACATTCCCCAACCATTATCAGATACGCTTTTACCAAATTTCAATGTTTGGCTCATACCTTTCATATTTAGGTCTTCTATCGCTATAGCATTGTATTTATTTACTAATTGAGTAGATAGTTTATGTAAAAAATCCGATCTTGAATTCTTTATTTTATAGTGTATTCTTGCCACTTTAGTCTTTTGTTTATACCAATTATTTGAAAACCTTACCATACGTGATAATTTCCTTTGTGCCTTGATAAGTTTAGCTTCTAACATACGAAAAAATCTAGGATACTTGGCTCTTTGGTTTTCAGAGCTAACAAACAGTTCTTTCATTGAAAAATCTAAACCTACTATGTTGCCGTTACTTGGAACTTGAATTATTTCTTTTTCAAATTCAGTAGTAATACTTACAAAATAAGCACCTGTAGGTACTTGACTTATAGTAGCAGATAATATTTTATAATTTCTAGGTATTTCTCTATGAAATTTAGTTTTTAGTAATCCTAATTTTGGAAACTTCAACATACTGCCTTCTATTCTTATTGAATTGTTAGTGTTTTTGGTTGTATAAGATTTGATATTGTTTCTTTTAGATTTGAATCTAGGATATTTAGCTCTCTTTTGAAAGAAATTCTTAAAAGCAGTATCTAAATTCCTAAGTGCAGATTGAAGAGAAACACTATCCACTTCTTTAAGCCAAGTTAAATCTTTTTTCAAAGCTGTTAACTCTTTAGCTTGATTAACATAAGTAGTTGATTTTTCTTCATTCTTGTATAATTCAATTCTTTGATTAAGAAAACGATTGAATACAAATCTAGTACAGCCGAAGGTTTTATGAATCAAAATCAGTTGTTCCTTATTAGGATATATTCTATATTTGAAAGCTTTATTGATTTTCATAGATTTTCCCTCTTCCTTATGTTATAATTATATCGCAATTCAATTTAGTTGTAAAGGAGTTTTTTAGATGAATAATAGTGAATTCAAAAGCAATAGACATTCAATATACAATCTAAAATATCATTTGGTTGTAATAACTAAATATAGACACAAATGTATTAACAAAGAACTTACTATTTGAAACACCTCCCCAAGTGAAATTAGCAAAATTAGTTAATACTCTAAAGACTGTTTCTTCAAGACTTATTAGGAAAAAACATAGTGAATATTTAAAAGAATATTACTGGAAACCCGTATTTTGGAGTAGAAGTTATTGCATTTTAACAACTGGAGGAGCAACAATAGAAATGATTGAGAAATATATTCGCTCTCAAGCAGGAGTTAAAGATTAAAAACCGTTCCGATTCATCTCCCTCCTAGTTAGAGGAGGGAGTTTTCTCGAAATATCTAGATAAAATCTAAGATTATAAAATCCAATTTAGCTATAATAGCTGAATTGGATTTTATAATCTTAAAGTAATTGTTCTTCCTGTAGGATATTCTTATATTTTTTCTTTGCTCTAATAATTCTTTTTTTAACATTTGAATCTGATATATTCAACAATGATGATATTTCTTTATATGTATGACCATAATAATATTTCATGATCAAAATAGATTGATAATTGATAGGTAGTTTTTTTAAGCACTTTTTTACCTCTTTTATTTTTATGGTACGCTCAATATCTGCTAAACCATCTATTAAAGAATTTTCAAGTTCATCATAAGAAATTATTCTTCGTTTGGTTTTAACTCTATATAAATCTATACTCCTGTTTTTGACCGTTTGTATAAAATAACTTTTTGAATATGGACAAACTTGTTTATACTTAATTGTAGAAAAATTACGGAAAATATTTAAAAATGCATCTTGAACTGCATCTTCAGCTAATTGAGGATCTTTTAATATGTGATAAGCTTGTCTATACATATCATTTTTATATTTATCATATAAAGTTAAAAATATATTTCTATCTTCTGCTTTGAAAAAAAGTATTCATAATTAACACACCTCACTTATTATATTGTTATATTAATGATGTGCATAATATCATGTTCATCAAAATAACATTGAAATTCATTATACAATTAGTTATATACTTATTACCATATTATATAATTTTAAGTGCTTTCTGACGTATAATAATCTATCTTTAGAGTACTTTCTATATCAACATTAGTTGCATTAGTAAGAGTATTGGATTTTATCTTCGCCAAGGTTTCATGAGAAATTTTATGGTCATCACCAAGAATTTTAATCATACTCTCTGCCTTTGTTATCTTTTTACCATCATTTTGACGATTGATTATATTTTGTCTGTAATTTTTGAAATCCTCAGATTCAAAAATATTACGATACACACTGTCAGTGGGTAGTTGCAATATAGTTTTTAATACTTCACTATCTTTCCATAATCCTTCTTCCATAACAGTTTCAATACCTTTACTTAAAAGGTCATAAGTATTTCTATCATAATATCCTTTAGTTACATCTTCTCTCATAAATGACATATCATAGCCAATATTGGACATGAAATTTCTTTCCTTATTTAATTTTCCATAGGTATAGAATTCTTCATATGCAACATCAGTCAAAGGTTCACCTTTAGATAAGGATTTATCGATTTTACATTGTACTATTGCATATCTGGAAAATTCTGCACTATCAAATTTCATACGGTCAAAAGATATTTGTTCTAGTTTTTGATTATAATGTTTTTGCAGTTTGTATGCCATATCGTTTTTTTGCAAAGGTATGGGTTTTTTCATTCTGCTGTCATCTACTGATATGGGCATTTTTACACTTCCTTTCTACACAGTTTTATTGTAAGGACTATATTGTTTCAAGTGTGGATTAGCAGTAGTGATATCCACATATTCACTTCCTAATTTGACAAGATAATCTTCAACTTTTTGTTTGTTTTCTGTTGAGAGATTGTCAAGTTCTAAATTATTTTGATCCATAAAATTTTCGAATTTGTCCCTTAGTCGTTTTTTTACTGTTGCAATATCTAATTTCTCGTTTTCCATAGTTACCTTAGGCATATTATCTGTTTTTGATTGTTCGAAAATATATCTAAAAAAATTTAATGTGAATTTGTTACCTTTTTTATTGGTATAATTCAATAGCTCTATAAATCTATCATACTCATCTTTGGTTATACCTAATTGCAATAATATATCATCAATATCTTTTGAATCATCTTCTAGAGAGATTGCTTCTGAATCATCTGAATATATCCAATCTATCATTCTATCAAACAATATATCCTGTACAGATTTTTCCTCTTTTTTATCAAGCCAAACAGATTTACCATTTATTATTGTTGCAAGTTTCTTTGCTCCATGTTTACTAATTAATTTATCAATCCATTGGGTTTGTCCTGGACCATAGCCCTTCTCGTTTTTATCATATAAATGTCCATCTGTATAGTCAATATTTAAGCAATAATCATCATATACTAGTCTACCTCCGTTATTTCCCATTCTAACTATGATATCATCAATTCTTTTTAGGTTCATATCTAGTTCTTCTTCTGTATATTCACCATCATTATTTTTATAAGTTTCTATAAGAGCTTCTTTCACATTTGTTCCGTCAGGTGCATAGAACTCTCCGTCTTTCAAAGTGCATTCCCTTAAATCATAGCCTGTCAATTTTCTAATGAAATTAATTGCGATTCCTTCACTTGTTCCCGACGATTTCTCTCCTAAATATGTTGGATTATCAGTTTCATATATATAGTTTGATGAGTAGATATGGTTATATAGTTGCTTGCCGTTTTCAGCATAATTAAGAACTTGTTCAATTCGTGACTTCAATTCTTCATCATCTATACCTGAAACAGTAACATAATAATCATATGAGCTCACAGAAAAAGTGAGGGTGGTTCCTTCTGGTATTTCAATATTGTTATGTTCAAAAATTTCATTTAAGGATTTGTCTGTAAAGTTTCTATTTCCTTTCATTCCTTTAGCTCTTGTTACAGCCCAATTCTCATATAAATCAATAAAAAGATAATGATCACCATATGTTTTAAGCTTCTTAGGATCATCATATGTTGTAGAAGTAGAAGATTCAGGATTGGTATTTGATATGTCTTTTCTTGAATATGTTGCTGTACAATAATTTGAAGTACTGTTATTTGTTCCTATGCTATTATTATTTTTAGAACTAGATGTAGTTTTTTGACTTTTGTTACGTCTGCTTGAATTAGTATTATAATAATTGGTATATGATATATTTGAAGCGGATGTTATATCCAAGCTAATTACCTCCTTCCGTAGAAATTTAATAATATTATCATGTTCAATAATTTTCAGGTCAAATTTTATATAATAATTATCGGCAATATTCTGATAAATATTAATATATTTTTAAAATTAATAAAAAACAGTCACTATTGATTTAGTGACTGTTTTGATAAATCTATTAACTGGCTATATTTTTTGATGAAATTTAATTAACACGTTTATAACCATTAAGACCAAGGTCATATTCATAATCAAATGATATAGAGACATCACTCATAGTAGAACTGCCTGTAGCCCATGTGTAAAATCTAAAGTACCATATTTGTGCTACATAATCGCTAGGTATATTGAATCTACCCCAATCAGAACTTGAAACTATAGACCTATGCCACATACCAGGATATGCTTGGACTTCATGGTATACTCCTCCTTGACTTGGGTATTGGTCTCCATTAGTTTCAACATCTGTAAACATAGCTCCAATAGGTATACTTGAATTATTTCTAAGATCAATATTCAAGGTACTTGAATGACCGGAACCGGATTTACTTGCAGTACCAGAGAAATTAAATGTTTTACTTCCTGTTTCTATTCTATCGTTCAAACTCACACTTTGAACATAAACTTTGTCTTGTTGAGCTTCTGGTTTAACTATAGCTATGTAATACGTTTGTGTGCTTCCCCCAGTATTATTTACATCAAGAGGTACGAATGATAAAACGCCATCTTCTATTGCATTGTCAGGATTACTTGCCATTGCGATAGCATTTCGGTTGCTGTCAAAAAGATAGGCTTTCATACCATCATCAAATAAACTACAACTTATTCTAATAAATAATTTATGTCCTGGTGTAACCTTGAATCGAAAGTATCCCACATTTTGTTTTTCAGCAAGAATCAAAGAATCTGAATAAAGTGAATAAGTATAATCATTCCATTCACCAATATAGCTTGCTTCATCAAATGAATGATTTTTTATTTCTTTTACAACAAATGTATACTTATCTGTATTACTGTAAGTTCCATCAAGACTTCTTACACCAAAATAATTTACCCCTTGGGATAATTCATATATTCCATCATCAACAGTATAGATATCTGTTCCGTCTGCAGACCATAGAGATTGATATTCTTTTCCTTCAGGTGAAAAAACCATCACTTGATATAAGCCGTCATGTGGTAAAGTTATTTTATAATAATCATAATCAATAGGATTATCTATTACCGCTTCCACTCTAGCAGTTTGAATATCAACAACGTCACTCATTGTTACTTCGTAAGCTGTTTCTATAGAATCATTGATTTCATTATCAATATCATTAGTTGAAGTGTATACTGTAAAATTAAATATTCCATTTCCGCTGTAACAATAAATTGCAAAATAATATATTCCAGCTTCGACAATATTATTAGTAGCTTCCATGACACCAGTACCTGTAGTTAGAGAGGTTGCATAATCTTCTAACTGCATAGTAGTTTCATTCAACTTGAATATATAAAGGTCACCATCTAATGGAGTATCATTTAATAATATTGTAGATAGTTTTGTTCTTTCAGTTATTTCCATTGCATACCAGCGTTGCTCTCCACTTGCAGCAAAAGTATCGCCAACGGTAGTATCTGGTGGGATGAGATATGCATTATTAGGATCGGTATTATCTGATGCTGTAGGCTCTTCTGTATCAAGAGATAACTCTAGATCATTAATTACATTATCAAGATTTAGCAGATTAATCTCTTGATTTGTATTTGTTACATTATTTATGTCTTCTATTTTTTCAAGATCATCTAAACTAATTATAGTGTTTTCAGTACTGAATTCAGCAATATTACTGTCAGCGGATGTGAAATTAACATTTACCATCATTAAAGCTAATACTAACATTATAGATAATAATGTTCTTGCTTTTTTCATTTGATTTCCCCCTTAATAATACCCAAATTTTATTGATTCTATTTAATTACCAGACAGTTGAAATTTTACCAAATAATCTGTTGCTTTTATTGATATTTCCTTACATAATGTAAATAAAATGCGATGTAGGGATAAAAGCTTTCATATATAATCAACCCCTTTCATGTCTGAAATAGAATATGTTTGGGTATATATAGTAAGACGAAACTTATATGCAAAATGGTGACACTCAATTTAGATATTTTTGAATTTTATTATAAAACAAACGTTATTTTCAATATTTGGAATAATTATATAGGAATTGAATACTTTATATTAAATGTTTCTTTGATAATTTAGTTTAACGATAATGTAATAAAAAGGTTTTTACAGGGAAATAAGAGAAAAGTAATTATAAGTTGATTTATTTTGAATTAGTATGATTTGAAAAAGATTAGCAATAGGCTATTATCTAACTATGTTCTATAGTAATGTATAATTAGATAATAGCCTTATATTAATATTTATTAAAAACTATATTAAACTAATAATTTTAATATCAATTTAGGAATTAATGTTACTATACTAACGCCGTATAGTAAATCAAGCCATATAATTGAACCTATTGAAAAAATATATATTATCACTACTAATGGAAAACAAATAATTTTAGTTGCCAAATTGCTTTTTTTGCTTTTTATTATATACCATATATTATTAGCATCCTGTCTACTTGGAAAAGCATGCATAGCTATAGAAATCCCAAGCCATAAAAGTAGGTAATCTAATGGCTTACCTGAGTTATAATCTAAAACAGGTATTGATGATGACATAGCTATAAAGGCACCTAACAGAGTATTTAAGAAAAAAGGGCCAATACTGATTAATATATGTTGATAGATTTCTTTAGGTTCTTCATGAATTACATAACCGCTAGGGTTAGAAAATTGAAAATAGCGTACATCAAAGATAGCAACTCTTGATATTCTACAGAATAATTGATGAGCAAATTCATGTACTATAACTCCTGGAAAAGTAACTGCTGATATTATTATACCGGGTATAAACATAGTATTAACCTTCTTTCTGTAAGTTTTTCTTAATATCTTTAAAGTATTTTAATTCTTCAGGTGGAAGATCCATCTTTTCAATTTCTTCTAAGAGGTCATCTCTTTCTTCATACATTTTATTTACCTGATATGTTATAATCATCATGTTTAATACGGAACTATTAACAGGATCTAGGTTATATGCTTTTTCAACATATTCAAGAGCTTTCTTGTCATTGCTTTTTCTTAGTTCAATATCTGCATAAGTAACGTAGGCGCCTAGTGATTCGCTGTTTATATTGAATAGTTGATCACATATTTTTGCTGCTGTATCATAATTTTCTAGTTCTGTTTCATAAGATGCTAGTGCTTCTAGAGCATATTGATAGTCAGGATACTGATCTAACACCATTTGCATATACTTTTTAGATTGTTCAAGATTATCTTCGGTATAGTAAAGACCAGCTAAAGTAATAGCTGTCTCTATGTTAAATGGATTTGTATTAATATATTCGGTTAATCTTTCTATTTTTATATCATTTGATTGAGATGAAATTTCATTCATCAGATTATAGAGATCATCAGTGTAATAATATATTTCATTTATGTATGTACTTATGTTGAGTAATTGATCATATAAAGATTTATCTTCAATTATCTCACCTTCTAAATCACATAATAGATCGTTTGCAGTAATATAATTACCATTATAAAATTCTGCAACTATAATCTTAGCTTTTATATCAGTTAAATCATATTCTTTATCTGCTATCTGATATTGCTTAAGTGCTGTAACATATTTCTTCTGAGATTCAGCTTTTTTACCTTTCTCATAAGCTAATACTCCTTTCATGGAATTCGGTAATCGCATGAATGAATATACAATTAAAACCATAATAATACCTAAGAAAATTTTAATAGATTTAGGTAAAGGTCTTTTTGATAGTTTATACCTGCAACTAGGACATAATTTGGTTTTATAGCCATCTTCAGTGACAGAACTGCCACAGTTTTCACAGGTATAATTAGTTGTTTGCTCATAATAATCGTTGTATTTTTGATCTTGATCTGAATTTATTTCAGACATATAAACCACCTTTCTGTAAAATGTAAGTTTAATAGATTTAATCTACCTTACAAAATTAATTTTATGATATGTTATATAATTATAACAAATGCATTGCATAACAGATTATACCATGAAGATACAATGATAGTAAATATATTAATTGAAAACTAGGGTAATACACTTAAAATATAATATCTTAATGATTCAATATTTGATGATTAATGTTTTTTGTATCTAGGCTATAATTTTTAAATATGATAAAATACAATTAATATCTAGAGCTTAACATCAGCGATTGGGGGGATATTTATTAAAAAAATAGATAGATTACAAAATATCATATATTTATTGAGTCATAACAAAAGGTTAAACTGTTCTAAATTAGCAGAA
This region includes:
- a CDS encoding RNA polymerase sigma factor, translated to MLFFKAEDRNIFLTLYDKYKNDMYRQAYHILKDPQLAEDAVQDAFLNIFRNFSTIKYKQVCPYSKSYFIQTVKNRSIDLYRVKTKRRIISYDELENSLIDGLADIERTIKIKEVKKCLKKLPINYQSILIMKYYYGHTYKEISSLLNISDSNVKKRIIRAKKKYKNILQEEQLL
- a CDS encoding aldose epimerase family protein, which gives rise to MNIQKKYFGVLKNNQDVFKYTLSNDKGLEISILNYGGIITDIIVPDRNGYKENITLSFNNIKDYEEKSPHFGCITGRVAGRISNGEFSIDNKKYKLCKNDNNACIHGGETGLSKRVWNVRKMINDKDIGIELSYFSPHMEDGFPGNVDFKVLYTLNNNNEFTIEYYGNTDEKTILNLTNHAYFNLEGAGEGLILDHILKVNSKYYVPVDNELIPLGHLEKIDNTPLDFNEGKKIKQAVESKYIQVQTVGGIDHAFVLKGLSDKPNIVVSNEKTGRYMKVKTDQQVAVIYTSCQLDNNLILANGLKTKRYGGLCLETQDFPDAVNQKNFRTNYYNKQKPYYAKTIFEFGSIV
- the tnpB gene encoding IS200/IS605 family element RNA-guided endonuclease TnpB, whose amino-acid sequence is MKINKAFKYRIYPNKEQLILIHKTFGCTRFVFNRFLNQRIELYKNEEKSTTYVNQAKELTALKKDLTWLKEVDSVSLQSALRNLDTAFKNFFQKRAKYPRFKSKRNNIKSYTTKNTNNSIRIEGSMLKFPKLGLLKTKFHREIPRNYKILSATISQVPTGAYFVSITTEFEKEIIQVPSNGNIVGLDFSMKELFVSSENQRAKYPRFFRMLEAKLIKAQRKLSRMVRFSNNWYKQKTKVARIHYKIKNSRSDFLHKLSTQLVNKYNAIAIEDLNMKGMSQTLKFGKSVSDNGWGMFIAMLKYKAELRGKQLVKIDRFYPSSKTCSICGAVKKDLKLSERVYTCECGNSIDRDLNASINIKNQGELLLQY
- a CDS encoding DUF4885 family protein gives rise to the protein MDITSASNISYTNYYNTNSSRRNKSQKTTSSSKNNNSIGTNNSTSNYCTATYSRKDISNTNPESSTSTTYDDPKKLKTYGDHYLFIDLYENWAVTRAKGMKGNRNFTDKSLNEIFEHNNIEIPEGTTLTFSVSSYDYYVTVSGIDDEELKSRIEQVLNYAENGKQLYNHIYSSNYIYETDNPTYLGEKSSGTSEGIAINFIRKLTGYDLRECTLKDGEFYAPDGTNVKEALIETYKNNDGEYTEEELDMNLKRIDDIIVRMGNNGGRLVYDDYCLNIDYTDGHLYDKNEKGYGPGQTQWIDKLISKHGAKKLATIINGKSVWLDKKEEKSVQDILFDRMIDWIYSDDSEAISLEDDSKDIDDILLQLGITKDEYDRFIELLNYTNKKGNKFTLNFFRYIFEQSKTDNMPKVTMENEKLDIATVKKRLRDKFENFMDQNNLELDNLSTENKQKVEDYLVKLGSEYVDITTANPHLKQYSPYNKTV
- a CDS encoding metalloprotease family protein, producing MFIPGIIISAVTFPGVIVHEFAHQLFCRISRVAIFDVRYFQFSNPSGYVIHEEPKEIYQHILISIGPFFLNTLLGAFIAMSSSIPVLDYNSGKPLDYLLLWLGISIAMHAFPSRQDANNIWYIIKSKKSNLATKIICFPLVVIIYIFSIGSIIWLDLLYGVSIVTLIPKLILKLLV